In Candidatus Hydrogenedentota bacterium, the following are encoded in one genomic region:
- a CDS encoding uroporphyrinogen decarboxylase family protein, which translates to MTNRERVLAILNYKPYDRMPIIHFGFWTDTLDKWAAEGHITREEADEWADGNPWDIVISEKLGFDFNYYCCYSPNTGLKPDFEREVIEELPDGGKKVRNAWGVIELEKPGATSIPAEIDHLLKTRKDWEQHYKHRLQFKPARVTGSEVLVNAQMVPWNEGGLEFLQKDERDYYYGLHCGSLFGEVRNILGVTGASYLFAEDDALFTEIIDTRAELSYQAVKMTLESGAKFDFAHFWEDICFKNGPLIIPSVFDEKVGPHYKRITELVNSYGITIVSLDCDGCIDALIPTWLNNGVNTMFPIEVGTWNASIAPWRKQYGKELRGVGGMNKVVFARDRAAIDAEVERLKPLVELGAYVPCPDHRLAPDAKWDNVRYYCDRMRETFS; encoded by the coding sequence ATGACAAACCGCGAGCGCGTTCTGGCAATCCTGAATTACAAACCGTACGACAGAATGCCCATCATCCATTTCGGATTCTGGACCGATACCCTCGACAAATGGGCCGCCGAGGGCCACATTACCCGAGAAGAGGCAGACGAGTGGGCCGACGGCAATCCCTGGGACATCGTGATCAGCGAGAAACTCGGGTTTGACTTCAATTACTACTGTTGCTACAGCCCCAACACCGGGTTGAAACCCGATTTCGAACGCGAGGTTATCGAGGAACTACCCGACGGGGGCAAGAAGGTCCGCAACGCCTGGGGCGTTATCGAACTCGAGAAACCCGGCGCGACGTCCATCCCCGCCGAGATAGACCATCTCCTCAAAACGCGCAAAGACTGGGAACAACATTACAAACACCGCCTTCAGTTCAAACCTGCACGCGTGACCGGGTCGGAGGTCCTGGTGAACGCACAAATGGTCCCATGGAACGAGGGTGGTCTCGAGTTTCTCCAGAAGGACGAACGGGATTATTACTACGGACTCCATTGCGGCAGCCTCTTCGGCGAAGTGCGCAACATCCTGGGCGTCACCGGCGCCAGCTACCTGTTCGCGGAAGATGACGCCCTGTTTACCGAAATCATTGACACCCGGGCCGAACTCTCGTACCAGGCGGTCAAGATGACCCTCGAAAGCGGCGCAAAATTCGATTTCGCCCATTTCTGGGAAGACATCTGTTTCAAGAATGGGCCGCTGATCATCCCGTCGGTCTTCGACGAAAAGGTCGGCCCTCACTACAAGCGCATTACCGAACTCGTCAACAGCTACGGCATCACTATCGTCTCCCTCGATTGCGACGGATGCATCGACGCGCTAATTCCCACGTGGCTCAACAACGGCGTCAACACCATGTTCCCCATCGAGGTCGGCACCTGGAACGCCAGCATCGCCCCATGGCGCAAGCAATATGGCAAAGAGCTTCGCGGCGTTGGCGGCATGAACAAGGTGGTGTTCGCACGCGACCGGGCCGCCATTGACGCCGAGGTCGAGCGTCTCAAGCCGCTGGTCGAACTGGGCGCCTACGTCCCCTGCCCTGACCACCGATTGGCCCCCGACGCGAAATGGGACAACGTCCGCTACTATTGCGACCGCATGCGCGAGACCTTCTCATAA